Proteins encoded within one genomic window of Corynebacterium aurimucosum:
- a CDS encoding NAD-dependent deacylase codes for MEHLFERAQSILSDATHVEVFTGAGMSADSGIATYRDAQTGIWENVDPVAMASISAWRTEPKPMFAWYLWRAQLAQRAEPNAGHRAIAAARGMTVTTQNIDNLHERAGSQDVVHLHGSLFAFRCTDCDTPYDEDIALPNEPVESITPPECPVCGGLVRPGVVWFGEALPDDEWAEAERRMSTADALLIVGTSGVVYPAAGLPQIAHARGIPIVEVTPQPTDLSPLASVVVTATAAEALPRILAGRIG; via the coding sequence ATGGAGCACCTGTTTGAGCGCGCACAGTCGATTCTTTCTGATGCCACCCACGTCGAGGTTTTCACCGGCGCGGGCATGAGCGCGGACAGCGGCATCGCCACGTACCGCGATGCGCAGACGGGCATCTGGGAGAACGTGGATCCGGTGGCGATGGCGTCGATAAGCGCATGGCGTACCGAGCCTAAGCCCATGTTCGCCTGGTACCTGTGGCGCGCACAGCTAGCGCAGCGGGCCGAGCCCAACGCCGGGCACCGCGCAATTGCCGCCGCACGCGGCATGACGGTGACCACGCAAAACATCGATAACCTGCACGAGCGTGCAGGAAGCCAAGACGTGGTTCACCTGCACGGATCCTTGTTCGCCTTCCGCTGCACCGATTGCGACACTCCGTATGACGAGGACATTGCACTGCCGAACGAACCGGTCGAGAGCATCACTCCACCCGAATGCCCCGTGTGTGGTGGGCTCGTGCGCCCGGGCGTGGTGTGGTTCGGCGAGGCCCTGCCCGACGATGAATGGGCCGAGGCCGAGCGCCGCATGTCCACCGCGGACGCGCTGCTCATCGTAGGTACCTCCGGCGTGGTCTACCCCGCCGCCGGACTGCCACAAATTGCCCACGCGCGCGGCATCCCCATCGTGGAAGTCACCCCGCAGCCCACGGACCTCTCACCGCTTGCCAGCGTGGTGGTCACCGCCACCGCAGCGGAGGCGCTGCCGCGCATCCTGGCGGGGCGGATCGGATAA
- a CDS encoding DUF1648 domain-containing protein has protein sequence MRSRQYYVATAVVCALTLVYMLLRWDSVPDPIPVHFDGSGNPDRFEPKSFLNATVLVWIGVVFAIALPLCVPPISLARKTMDVPAESALPFSEATAQRAELLTQKTATFIAQTVLTMTVCVCLTAVCTVIPDIPFSGFLLVAAWIAFTVFIMIQGVRLTLTSAKAVKAIPTDHDEQVRNEALRFAGGMGVYNEPTDPMCMAVFPTNPSKLQINTAHEPGRRYLWRMGIALSASIAFCVLIDVL, from the coding sequence ATGAGAAGCCGCCAGTATTACGTCGCTACCGCTGTGGTGTGTGCTCTCACGCTGGTGTACATGCTGCTGCGCTGGGATTCGGTGCCTGATCCCATCCCGGTCCACTTCGATGGCTCGGGCAACCCGGACCGCTTCGAGCCCAAATCTTTCCTCAACGCAACGGTCCTGGTGTGGATCGGCGTTGTGTTCGCCATTGCGCTGCCGCTGTGCGTGCCGCCGATCTCGCTGGCTCGAAAAACAATGGATGTTCCGGCAGAGTCAGCTCTTCCGTTCTCCGAGGCCACCGCACAACGCGCGGAGCTGCTCACGCAGAAGACCGCCACGTTCATTGCCCAAACAGTCCTCACCATGACGGTCTGCGTGTGCCTCACTGCGGTCTGCACCGTCATTCCGGATATCCCGTTCTCTGGCTTTCTCCTCGTGGCCGCGTGGATAGCCTTCACAGTGTTCATCATGATTCAGGGTGTCCGGTTAACGCTGACATCTGCGAAGGCCGTGAAAGCCATTCCCACCGACCATGATGAACAGGTTCGCAACGAAGCACTTCGTTTTGCCGGTGGCATGGGCGTCTACAACGAGCCCACAGACCCCATGTGCATGGCAGTCTTCCCCACGAATCCTTCGAAGCTGCAGATCAACACCGCACACGAACCTGGCCGCCGCTACCTATGGCGCATGGGCATCGCACTTAGCGCATCCATAGCATTCTGCGTGCTCATCGACGTACTCTAG
- a CDS encoding DUF4288 domain-containing protein, translating into MEPYVGIVVMELAKKSSSSAQSFFREDFYIVYAESDEKARERVEAMANEQADGEDVKVRHIVDVAPALYGYVDRDCDLYSRHFANLEDYERFEMKLGGTDPLAD; encoded by the coding sequence ATGGAACCTTATGTTGGAATTGTCGTGATGGAGCTTGCTAAGAAGTCCAGTTCATCTGCCCAAAGCTTCTTCCGCGAGGACTTTTATATTGTGTATGCGGAGTCGGACGAGAAGGCTCGAGAACGCGTTGAAGCGATGGCGAACGAGCAGGCCGATGGTGAGGATGTGAAGGTACGGCACATCGTGGATGTCGCGCCAGCCCTCTATGGTTATGTAGACCGCGATTGCGATCTTTACTCGCGGCACTTTGCGAACCTAGAGGACTACGAGCGTTTCGAGATGAAGCTCGGCGGAACTGACCCGCTGGCTGATTAA
- a CDS encoding ThiF family adenylyltransferase, translating into MSPRYARQETLWGTDTQKLLANATIAVIGAGGLGSPALLYLAGAGVGRILLFDDDTVSLSNLHRQVIHSTATVGQPKTASAAEALNALNPECTVEQFSRLTPDTALEQLCGADLIIDGTDNFYSRHLASWAAHKLGIPHVWASLLGYDAQLTVFHSGHGPVYEDLFPTDPQVPSCSQAGVLGPVVGVAGSALAVEALKLLTGIGTPLIGTLGYYDSLAGTWEYIPVRANGATPARPDNPTDIREIPENATLIDVRTSPERAASLIPGSQHLPLDEILAGHNPTLDPADLAVLYCASGLRSAQAVEALRARGFRNVYSLRGGIDAWQEHISELSAEADAEAS; encoded by the coding sequence ATGAGTCCACGCTACGCACGACAGGAAACCCTGTGGGGAACTGACACTCAAAAGCTCCTGGCTAACGCCACCATCGCCGTCATCGGCGCCGGCGGCCTCGGCTCACCTGCCCTTCTCTATCTCGCAGGCGCGGGAGTGGGGCGCATCCTGTTGTTCGACGACGACACCGTCTCCCTCTCCAACCTGCACCGCCAAGTCATCCACAGCACAGCAACCGTAGGCCAGCCCAAAACCGCATCCGCCGCCGAAGCCTTAAACGCCCTCAACCCGGAGTGCACCGTCGAGCAATTCTCGCGCCTAACACCCGATACCGCCTTGGAGCAACTGTGCGGCGCTGATCTCATCATCGACGGAACCGATAACTTCTACTCCCGCCACCTCGCCTCCTGGGCTGCCCACAAACTGGGCATTCCGCACGTGTGGGCCTCGCTCTTGGGATACGACGCGCAGCTCACCGTCTTCCACTCCGGCCACGGCCCGGTCTACGAAGACCTCTTCCCCACTGATCCGCAGGTGCCCTCCTGTTCGCAGGCCGGCGTGCTGGGACCGGTCGTCGGCGTGGCCGGCTCCGCCCTGGCTGTCGAAGCGCTCAAGCTCCTCACGGGCATCGGCACCCCGCTCATCGGCACGCTGGGCTACTACGATTCCCTCGCCGGGACCTGGGAATACATCCCCGTGCGCGCGAACGGCGCCACCCCGGCGCGCCCCGACAACCCCACGGACATCCGCGAGATCCCAGAGAACGCCACGCTTATCGACGTCCGCACCTCCCCCGAGCGCGCCGCCTCCCTCATCCCCGGCTCGCAGCACCTCCCGCTCGATGAGATCCTCGCCGGCCACAACCCGACCCTAGACCCCGCCGACCTTGCCGTCCTCTACTGCGCCAGCGGCCTGCGCTCCGCCCAGGCCGTCGAGGCCCTGCGCGCCCGCGGCTTCAGAAACGTCTACTCGCTGCGCGGCGGCATCGACGCCTGGCAAGAGCACATCTCCGAACTCTCGGCCGAAGCCGACGCCGAGGCGAGCTAG
- a CDS encoding molybdenum cofactor biosynthesis protein MoaE, whose protein sequence is MSTNYGLLGAHISAEPITAPDIATAETGAVVLFDGIVRNHDSGRGVKLLTYTAHPSAQQEIERVAGEVAADFPAVRLWCAHRTGALEIGESAFIVAAASAHRKDAFEAASTCADRVKAEVPIWKEQLHTDDTTTWVGLE, encoded by the coding sequence ATGAGCACTAACTACGGCCTTCTCGGCGCGCACATCAGCGCTGAGCCCATCACGGCCCCCGACATCGCCACTGCGGAAACGGGTGCTGTCGTTTTATTCGACGGCATCGTGCGCAACCACGACTCCGGCCGCGGCGTCAAGCTCCTTACCTACACCGCGCACCCCTCAGCCCAGCAGGAAATCGAGCGCGTCGCCGGCGAGGTCGCCGCCGACTTCCCGGCCGTCCGCCTCTGGTGCGCGCACCGCACTGGAGCACTAGAAATCGGCGAATCCGCCTTCATCGTCGCCGCCGCCTCCGCACACCGCAAGGACGCCTTCGAAGCGGCCTCTACCTGCGCCGACCGCGTCAAAGCGGAAGTCCCCATCTGGAAGGAACAACTCCACACCGATGACACCACCACCTGGGTAGGCCTGGAATGA
- a CDS encoding MogA/MoaB family molybdenum cofactor biosynthesis protein, with the protein MTRRALVIVASTRAAAGEYEDRSGSILVNFLREQGFDTPEPLVVADADIDAALATAFADAPSVILTSGGTGITPDDRTVKALTPHLERDLPGLAHAFYAHSAAIPTAALSRTVAGVANTTFAMALPGSTGAAKDGCAVLEPVLNHIINQLEGINEH; encoded by the coding sequence ATGACCCGACGCGCACTCGTCATCGTTGCCTCAACCCGCGCCGCCGCCGGTGAATACGAGGACCGCTCCGGCTCTATCTTGGTGAACTTCCTCCGTGAGCAGGGCTTCGATACCCCGGAGCCCCTCGTTGTCGCGGACGCCGATATCGACGCCGCCCTGGCCACCGCCTTCGCCGATGCCCCCTCCGTCATCCTCACCTCCGGCGGCACTGGCATCACACCGGATGACCGCACCGTCAAAGCACTCACCCCACACCTTGAGCGCGACTTACCCGGCCTGGCCCACGCCTTCTACGCGCACTCGGCCGCCATTCCCACCGCGGCGCTCTCGCGTACGGTTGCTGGCGTTGCTAACACAACCTTCGCCATGGCCCTGCCCGGCTCTACGGGTGCTGCCAAGGACGGCTGCGCAGTACTCGAGCCGGTACTTAACCACATCATCAACCAGCTGGAAGGCATCAATGAGCACTAA
- a CDS encoding molybdopterin molybdotransferase MoeA, with protein MRTYEEHLAAVRAALPQPRVVSTPLSSAFGRRAAATYRAEQDLPPFDNSQMDGYALSTCDGGTFTVGRTIAAGDPPGSLEQGTALPIMTGAKVPEGTVTIVPVEHCEPPRFPEEGATVTVPAAPEQFIRRAGSDVKAGTTLINEHALLDAPSIATLASQGLTEVLTVAPARILICTGGAEIGGDGEATIPDSNAPMLAALAAQYGIDVAGFVHTNDDPDTLRSDLAEAVITHRPDVIVTSGGISHGKFEVIRQIFEEDGWFGHVAQQPGGPQGLSRLGEVPVVCFPGNPISTLVSFRLYLAPVLGRTPAPFHAHLVEPADGLNNREQFRRGTISISDGTATAAFLGGTSSHLMSQAIGATALIRIPANTQLSAGDLVEVFPLS; from the coding sequence ATGCGCACCTATGAGGAACACCTCGCCGCCGTTCGCGCGGCCCTTCCGCAGCCCCGGGTGGTGTCCACTCCCCTGAGCAGCGCCTTCGGCCGACGTGCCGCCGCGACGTACCGTGCGGAGCAGGACCTTCCGCCTTTTGATAATTCGCAGATGGATGGCTATGCGCTTTCCACATGTGACGGCGGCACCTTCACCGTCGGCCGCACTATCGCGGCGGGGGATCCCCCGGGCTCGCTCGAGCAAGGCACCGCCCTGCCCATCATGACCGGCGCGAAGGTCCCCGAGGGCACCGTTACCATCGTCCCCGTCGAGCACTGCGAGCCCCCACGCTTCCCGGAGGAAGGCGCCACGGTCACGGTGCCGGCAGCCCCTGAGCAGTTCATCCGCCGCGCGGGCTCCGACGTCAAGGCAGGCACAACGCTCATCAACGAGCACGCGCTTCTCGACGCCCCCTCCATCGCCACCCTCGCCTCCCAAGGCCTGACCGAGGTCCTCACCGTCGCGCCCGCCCGCATCCTCATCTGCACCGGCGGCGCGGAAATCGGCGGCGACGGCGAGGCCACCATCCCCGATTCCAATGCACCGATGCTCGCGGCCTTGGCCGCGCAGTATGGCATCGACGTGGCTGGCTTCGTGCACACGAACGACGATCCCGATACTCTTCGCTCCGACCTCGCCGAAGCAGTCATTACCCACCGCCCCGATGTCATCGTTACTTCCGGCGGCATCTCCCACGGAAAATTCGAGGTCATCCGTCAAATCTTTGAAGAGGATGGCTGGTTCGGTCATGTGGCGCAGCAGCCCGGCGGCCCACAGGGCCTGTCCCGCCTTGGCGAGGTCCCCGTGGTCTGCTTCCCCGGCAACCCCATCTCCACGCTGGTGAGCTTCCGCCTCTACCTGGCACCCGTCCTTGGCCGCACGCCGGCTCCTTTCCACGCACACCTGGTGGAACCCGCGGATGGCCTTAACAACCGCGAGCAGTTCCGCCGCGGAACTATCAGTATTTCCGATGGCACAGCAACAGCCGCCTTCCTCGGCGGCACCAGCTCACATCTGATGTCCCAAGCCATCGGCGCTACTGCCCTCATCCGTATCCCGGCTAACACGCAGCTTTCAGCCGGCGACCTCGTGGAGGTGTTCCCGCTCTCATGA
- a CDS encoding MoaD/ThiS family protein, whose protein sequence is MVDIHYFAAARAAAGRAQDTAQAATLGELLDVLRARHTGSTEAGMSFAEVLERCTFLVDGASATEDAVLADASRVDVLPPFAGG, encoded by the coding sequence ATGGTTGACATACATTACTTTGCCGCAGCCCGCGCCGCCGCGGGGCGCGCGCAGGATACAGCGCAGGCGGCGACCTTGGGGGAGCTGCTGGATGTGTTGCGTGCTCGTCATACCGGCAGCACCGAGGCCGGCATGAGCTTCGCGGAGGTGCTGGAGCGCTGCACCTTCCTGGTGGATGGTGCGAGCGCTACCGAGGACGCCGTGCTTGCCGACGCCTCCCGCGTCGACGTCCTCCCGCCCTTTGCTGGGGGTTAG
- a CDS encoding phage holin family protein, protein MKTFINFALNVIAVAVAFWAVVAIVPGIDIVPASTQNFLLIAAVFIIVNEVVTPVLRFLGAPLTCLTLGLFALVINGAVLLLVSALMDSLVIDGWGAAIIGAIVLAIVSGVVNFFTSPLRSRN, encoded by the coding sequence GTGAAGACATTTATCAATTTTGCACTCAACGTCATTGCCGTCGCGGTGGCCTTCTGGGCCGTGGTGGCGATTGTCCCCGGAATCGACATCGTCCCCGCTAGCACCCAGAATTTCCTGCTCATCGCGGCGGTCTTCATCATCGTCAATGAGGTCGTCACCCCGGTGCTCCGCTTCCTCGGCGCCCCGCTGACCTGCCTCACCCTGGGCCTCTTCGCGCTCGTCATTAACGGCGCGGTCCTGCTCCTCGTCAGCGCGCTAATGGATTCACTCGTCATCGACGGCTGGGGTGCTGCCATCATCGGCGCGATTGTTCTCGCGATCGTTTCCGGCGTGGTGAACTTCTTCACCAGCCCGCTGCGAAGCAGAAACTAA
- the hisC gene encoding histidinol-phosphate transaminase encodes MIRPDLSSLPAYVPGKNAEHALKLSSNEATQEPLPGALKAMEAAAAHVNRYPDMGAVEIRKALAENLGVSPEQVTTGAGSSAICQQLVQITSVPGDEIVFPWRSFEAYPIFAQVVGATPVKVPLTADHRVDLEAMAAAITDKTRLIFVCNPNNPTGSIITKEEFDTFLAKVPKDVIVALDEAYIEYNRNDAVPLATDYVHTHDNVIGLRTFSKAYGLAGIRLGYAFGNAEIIEALSKVAIPFSVNSVAQAGAVASLSAQKELRERTDETVEQRDRLVEHFADFGVPESQANHIWFAADSIAKLGSPQDVAAQLAENDVLVRAFPEGVRVTVTTAEETDVLLKAWDAAFAAEE; translated from the coding sequence ATGATTCGACCAGACCTTTCCTCCCTGCCCGCCTACGTCCCCGGCAAGAATGCCGAGCACGCCTTGAAGCTCTCCTCCAACGAGGCAACTCAGGAGCCGCTGCCCGGCGCGCTGAAGGCCATGGAGGCTGCTGCCGCGCACGTCAACCGCTACCCGGATATGGGCGCGGTGGAAATCCGCAAGGCACTCGCCGAAAACCTCGGTGTTAGCCCTGAGCAGGTCACCACCGGCGCGGGTTCCTCCGCCATCTGCCAGCAGCTGGTGCAGATCACCTCAGTGCCCGGTGATGAGATTGTCTTCCCGTGGCGCTCCTTCGAGGCTTATCCCATCTTCGCGCAGGTCGTGGGCGCTACCCCGGTCAAGGTTCCGCTCACCGCGGATCACCGCGTGGACTTGGAGGCCATGGCGGCTGCCATCACGGATAAGACCCGCCTGATCTTCGTGTGCAACCCGAATAACCCCACGGGCTCCATCATCACCAAGGAGGAGTTCGACACCTTCCTGGCCAAGGTCCCGAAGGACGTCATCGTGGCGCTCGATGAGGCTTACATCGAGTACAACCGCAACGACGCCGTCCCGCTGGCCACCGACTATGTCCACACCCACGACAACGTCATTGGCCTGCGCACCTTCTCCAAGGCCTATGGCCTGGCCGGCATCCGTTTAGGCTATGCCTTCGGCAACGCCGAGATCATCGAGGCGCTGAGCAAGGTGGCCATCCCGTTCTCCGTGAACTCGGTGGCACAAGCTGGCGCTGTGGCCTCGCTGTCCGCCCAGAAGGAGCTGCGTGAGCGCACCGACGAGACCGTGGAGCAGCGCGACCGCCTGGTGGAGCACTTCGCCGACTTTGGTGTGCCGGAATCCCAGGCCAACCACATCTGGTTCGCCGCCGACTCCATTGCGAAGCTGGGCTCCCCGCAAGACGTTGCTGCACAGCTTGCCGAGAATGACGTTCTCGTCCGCGCCTTCCCTGAGGGCGTGCGCGTCACCGTGACCACAGCTGAGGAAACCGACGTGCTGCTTAAGGCGTGGGACGCTGCCTTCGCTGCAGAGGAGTAG
- a CDS encoding alpha-keto acid decarboxylase family protein, translated as MQTTIGDFILDRLKAIGITEIIGVPGDFNLSFLEQIEASEGIRFVGACNELNAAYAADGYARQKGVGCLLTTYGVGELSALNGIAGARAEHVPLVSLAGAPPQYATEFRWNLHHSLADGDFANMLDSFAPFTEVATRVSPMNVVEEFDRALHTCLREKRPVHIQIPSDITHLTIEVPDEPFSTELAPSDPERLNAAADYVLEHLAKAKDPIILIDQDTNRHGFTEKFRAIIDKAQLPYSQLSSGKAILSERHPLFIGTYNGAASAPGVQERIEKSDFLVTTNPRFIEVNSGSFTHNLADARVYNFGDQHLNADGEYFVGINTLELLDVLLDRIPEAGASTSAAFEPEPFEPNPDAPLTQERIWPQMLGFIQEDDVVIAEAGTSNIGLGQQRMPEGVQYINSTIWGSIGFTLPCVLGSQLANPERRHVLFIGDGSFQLTAQELSTILRQDLKPIIVLVNNDGYTIERYILGMEREYNEIQMWDYTSLPKVFMKDTTMESYVASTEGELAKALDDIAAHPERGAFLEVRLDAFDAPKGLQAFGPQTADFDFGPRGPRNA; from the coding sequence ATGCAGACCACCATTGGTGATTTCATCCTGGACCGCCTCAAGGCCATCGGCATTACTGAAATCATCGGCGTGCCCGGTGACTTCAACCTGAGCTTCCTCGAGCAGATTGAGGCCTCCGAGGGAATCCGCTTCGTCGGCGCCTGCAACGAGCTCAACGCTGCCTATGCCGCTGATGGCTATGCCCGCCAGAAAGGTGTGGGCTGCCTGCTCACCACCTACGGCGTGGGCGAGCTTTCCGCCCTCAACGGCATCGCGGGTGCACGTGCCGAGCACGTCCCGCTGGTGTCGCTGGCGGGCGCGCCGCCGCAGTATGCGACCGAATTCCGCTGGAACCTGCACCACTCGCTTGCCGACGGCGACTTTGCCAACATGCTGGATTCCTTTGCACCCTTCACCGAGGTGGCCACGCGTGTGTCCCCCATGAACGTAGTCGAGGAATTCGACCGCGCCCTGCACACCTGCCTGCGCGAGAAGCGCCCGGTGCACATCCAGATTCCTTCCGATATCACTCACCTGACCATCGAGGTCCCCGACGAACCTTTCTCCACCGAGCTGGCACCCTCCGATCCAGAGCGCCTGAACGCCGCTGCGGACTACGTGCTGGAGCACCTCGCTAAGGCCAAGGACCCGATCATCCTCATCGACCAGGACACCAACCGCCACGGTTTCACGGAGAAATTCCGCGCCATCATCGACAAGGCCCAGCTGCCCTACTCCCAGCTCTCCTCCGGCAAGGCCATCCTGTCTGAGCGCCACCCGCTGTTCATCGGCACCTATAACGGCGCGGCCTCTGCCCCGGGCGTGCAGGAGCGCATCGAAAAATCCGACTTCCTGGTCACCACCAACCCCCGCTTCATCGAGGTCAACTCCGGTTCCTTCACCCACAACCTGGCCGATGCCCGCGTCTACAACTTCGGCGACCAGCACCTCAACGCCGACGGCGAATACTTCGTGGGCATCAATACGCTGGAGCTTCTCGACGTCCTCCTCGACCGCATCCCGGAAGCCGGGGCATCGACAAGCGCGGCTTTCGAACCCGAGCCCTTCGAGCCGAACCCGGATGCCCCGCTGACCCAGGAACGCATCTGGCCGCAGATGCTCGGCTTCATCCAAGAAGATGACGTGGTCATCGCCGAAGCCGGCACCTCCAATATCGGTTTGGGCCAGCAGCGCATGCCCGAGGGCGTGCAGTACATCAACTCCACCATCTGGGGTTCCATCGGCTTTACCCTGCCGTGCGTGCTCGGCTCGCAGCTGGCCAACCCGGAGCGCCGCCACGTCCTCTTCATCGGTGATGGCTCCTTCCAGCTCACCGCCCAGGAGCTGTCCACCATCCTGCGCCAGGACCTCAAGCCCATCATCGTGCTGGTCAATAACGATGGCTACACCATCGAGCGCTACATCTTGGGCATGGAGCGCGAGTACAACGAGATCCAGATGTGGGATTACACGTCTCTGCCGAAGGTCTTCATGAAGGACACCACGATGGAATCCTACGTGGCCTCAACCGAAGGCGAGCTGGCGAAGGCCCTAGACGACATCGCTGCCCACCCAGAGCGCGGCGCCTTCCTCGAGGTTCGCCTCGACGCTTTCGACGCGCCGAAGGGCCTTCAGGCCTTCGGCCCGCAGACCGCTGATTTCGACTTCGGCCCTCGCGGCCCCCGCAACGCCTAA
- a CDS encoding amino acid permease: MTTTNNSVKAQDVVASDNTSADDGLQRGMKSRHLQMIAFGSCIGTGLFLGSGASIQEAGPGVIAAYAIGGFIIFLIMRMLGEMAVEHPVAGSFSAYAREYIGPIAGFVTGWNWWFTTIVVGMLELTAAGTIMDFWFPGIPHWLTALVALVIVTAINLVHVGAFAEAEFWLSLIKVAALILMIIVGAAIVFGLTPEPALGLSNITGHGGFFPNGATGMLFSLVAVIFSFGGIISIGTAAGEAQDPAKSLPKAINNVIWRILIFYVGGISIIVLLAPWNELDTSTSPFVRALSTLGITAAATGLNLIVLVAAVSVFNTMTFSGARMLRDLSRGGQAPPFFDSVSAKGVPVRALLFNSLLMGSAVLLNFLFEGKILIVLLAIIVGAELISWSAIAVAHLNFRKRCPNAAFRAPLYPIANYLCLGFFALIIALMFMLPDYRTGAIVLPCWIVTLALIWLGKKRHDARNK, encoded by the coding sequence ATGACCACAACCAACAATTCCGTCAAAGCACAGGACGTTGTCGCCAGCGACAACACCAGTGCAGACGACGGCCTGCAGCGCGGCATGAAGTCGCGCCACCTGCAGATGATCGCTTTTGGCTCGTGCATCGGCACGGGCCTCTTCTTGGGCTCCGGCGCCTCCATCCAGGAGGCCGGTCCCGGCGTTATCGCGGCCTACGCCATCGGTGGCTTCATCATCTTTCTCATCATGCGCATGCTTGGTGAGATGGCCGTGGAGCACCCCGTCGCTGGCTCCTTTAGCGCTTATGCCCGCGAGTACATCGGCCCCATCGCCGGCTTTGTCACCGGCTGGAACTGGTGGTTTACCACCATCGTCGTCGGCATGCTGGAGCTCACCGCCGCCGGAACCATCATGGACTTCTGGTTCCCCGGAATCCCGCACTGGCTTACCGCTCTCGTCGCACTCGTCATCGTCACCGCCATCAACCTGGTGCACGTCGGAGCCTTCGCCGAGGCGGAGTTTTGGCTCTCCCTCATCAAGGTCGCCGCGCTCATCCTCATGATCATCGTCGGCGCGGCCATCGTCTTTGGTCTCACCCCTGAGCCTGCCCTGGGCTTAAGCAATATCACCGGGCACGGTGGCTTCTTCCCTAACGGCGCTACCGGCATGCTCTTCTCCCTCGTCGCGGTGATTTTCTCCTTCGGCGGCATCATCTCCATCGGCACCGCCGCGGGCGAGGCACAGGATCCCGCTAAAAGCCTGCCCAAGGCCATCAACAACGTCATCTGGCGTATCCTCATCTTCTACGTCGGTGGCATCAGCATCATCGTGCTGCTCGCCCCATGGAACGAGCTGGATACCTCTACCTCGCCATTCGTGCGCGCGCTGAGCACCCTGGGCATTACGGCCGCCGCCACGGGCCTCAACCTCATCGTGCTGGTCGCGGCCGTCTCCGTGTTCAACACCATGACATTCTCCGGCGCGCGCATGTTGCGGGATCTCTCCCGCGGCGGCCAGGCCCCGCCCTTCTTCGATTCCGTCAGCGCTAAGGGCGTGCCGGTTCGTGCCTTGCTCTTCAACTCCCTGCTCATGGGCTCGGCGGTGCTGCTTAATTTCCTCTTCGAGGGCAAAATCCTGATTGTTCTCCTCGCCATCATCGTGGGCGCGGAGCTCATCTCCTGGTCCGCCATTGCCGTAGCGCACCTGAACTTCCGTAAACGCTGCCCGAACGCCGCCTTCCGCGCGCCCCTCTACCCCATCGCTAACTACCTGTGCTTGGGCTTTTTCGCCCTCATCATCGCTTTGATGTTCATGTTGCCCGACTACCGCACCGGCGCCATTGTCCTACCCTGTTGGATTGTGACCTTGGCCCTCATCTGGCTGGGCAAGAAGCGCCACGACGCCCGAAACAAATAG